A window of Natrinema versiforme contains these coding sequences:
- the ftsZ gene encoding cell division protein FtsZ, with translation MQDIVQDALENAEEEAREMDASMDDDEFGEPRIVIVGCGGAGNNTINRLYNIGVDGADTVAINTDKQHLKMIEADTKILVGKSLTNGLGAGGDPSMGERATEMAQGTIKEVLGDADLVFVTAGMGGGTGTGAAPVVSKIAKEQGAIVVGMVSTPFNVERARTVKAEEGLEKLREQADSIIVLDNNRLLDYVPNLPIGKAFSVMDQIIAETVKGISETITQPSLINLDYADMSTIMNQGGVAVMLVGETQDKNKTDEVVKDAMNHPLLDVDYRGASGGLVHITGGPDLTLKEAEGIADNITERLEASANVIWGARIQENYKGKVRVMAIMTGVQSAQVLGPTTQKQADKSRQSIEGVSEADFDASKNVETGGSGFGAQSDGGREEVDRQNGVDVIR, from the coding sequence ATGCAGGATATCGTTCAAGACGCCCTCGAGAACGCGGAGGAGGAGGCCCGGGAGATGGACGCCTCGATGGACGACGACGAGTTCGGGGAGCCCCGAATCGTCATCGTCGGCTGTGGCGGTGCCGGGAACAACACCATCAACCGGCTGTACAACATCGGCGTCGACGGTGCCGACACCGTGGCGATCAACACGGACAAGCAGCACCTCAAGATGATCGAGGCCGACACGAAGATCCTGGTCGGCAAGTCGCTCACGAACGGGCTCGGTGCCGGCGGCGACCCGTCGATGGGCGAACGCGCGACCGAGATGGCCCAGGGCACGATCAAGGAGGTCCTCGGCGATGCGGACCTCGTGTTCGTGACTGCCGGGATGGGCGGTGGCACCGGCACGGGTGCCGCCCCCGTCGTCTCGAAGATCGCCAAGGAGCAGGGTGCGATCGTCGTCGGAATGGTCTCGACGCCGTTCAACGTCGAGCGCGCCCGCACGGTGAAAGCCGAGGAAGGCCTCGAGAAGCTGCGCGAGCAGGCCGACTCGATCATCGTGCTGGACAACAACCGACTGCTCGATTACGTCCCGAACCTGCCGATCGGCAAGGCGTTCTCGGTGATGGACCAGATCATCGCCGAGACAGTCAAGGGGATCTCGGAGACGATCACCCAGCCGTCCCTGATCAATCTGGACTACGCGGACATGTCCACGATCATGAATCAGGGCGGCGTCGCGGTGATGCTCGTCGGCGAGACCCAGGACAAGAACAAGACCGACGAGGTCGTCAAGGACGCGATGAACCACCCGCTGCTGGACGTCGACTACCGCGGCGCGAGCGGCGGACTCGTCCACATCACCGGCGGCCCCGATCTCACGCTGAAAGAGGCCGAGGGTATTGCCGACAACATCACCGAGCGCCTCGAGGCCTCGGCGAACGTCATCTGGGGCGCGCGGATCCAGGAGAACTACAAGGGCAAGGTGCGGGTCATGGCGATCATGACCGGCGTCCAGAGCGCACAGGTGCTCGGTCCGACGACCCAGAAGCAGGCCGACAAGTCCCGCCAGAGCATCGAGGGCGTGAGCGAGGCCGACTTCGACGCGAGCAAGAACGTCGAAACCGGCGGCTCCGGCTTCGGCGCACAGAGCGACGGCGGCCGCGAGGAAGTCGACCGACAGAACGGCGTCGACGTTATCCGATAG
- a CDS encoding arsenic resistance protein — MPSNEWVQRNQIAVYAVSVLLALGVGVAWPAAAPFFERLITPVLAVLLYVTFLEIPFGRFRAAFTNGRFMAGALGMNFLVVPIVVYGLTRVLPQEPVLLVGAFMVLLTPCIDYVIPFTDLADGDAEQLTAATPALLVLQLLLLPGYLWLFMGSRIAAVVDPDPFLEAFLLLIALPLTLAWLTELGATRSATGRRWQDAMGWLPVPMMGATLLVVIASQLPRVGDSIGQIAAVVPVYVAFLVVMPLLGRVAAGLLRLNTGESRALVFTSVTRNSLVVLPLALALPAGYELAPAVVVTQTLVELTGMVVLTRVVPTWLVSERPASLSAPGIAENE, encoded by the coding sequence ATGCCTTCTAACGAGTGGGTCCAACGCAACCAGATCGCCGTGTACGCGGTCTCGGTCCTGCTCGCCCTCGGCGTCGGCGTGGCGTGGCCGGCAGCCGCGCCGTTCTTCGAGCGGCTCATCACACCCGTTTTGGCGGTCCTCCTGTACGTAACCTTCCTCGAGATTCCGTTCGGTCGGTTCCGTGCGGCGTTTACGAACGGCCGGTTCATGGCCGGCGCGCTCGGGATGAATTTTCTCGTCGTTCCGATCGTCGTCTACGGACTCACCCGAGTTCTCCCGCAGGAACCGGTCTTGCTCGTCGGCGCGTTCATGGTGTTGCTGACGCCCTGTATCGACTACGTGATCCCGTTTACCGACCTCGCTGACGGGGACGCCGAGCAGCTCACCGCCGCGACGCCGGCGCTGTTGGTCCTCCAGTTGCTCCTCCTGCCGGGCTATCTCTGGCTGTTCATGGGGAGTCGGATCGCCGCCGTCGTCGACCCCGACCCCTTCCTCGAGGCATTCCTCCTGCTCATCGCCTTGCCGCTTACCCTCGCGTGGCTCACCGAACTGGGGGCGACGCGGTCGGCGACCGGACGCCGGTGGCAGGACGCGATGGGGTGGCTTCCGGTCCCGATGATGGGTGCGACCCTGCTGGTCGTGATCGCCTCGCAGCTCCCTCGAGTCGGGGATTCGATCGGGCAGATCGCAGCGGTCGTCCCGGTATACGTCGCGTTTCTCGTCGTCATGCCCCTGCTGGGTCGGGTGGCGGCCGGACTTCTCCGACTGAATACCGGCGAGAGCCGCGCGCTCGTCTTTACCTCCGTGACGCGGAACTCGCTGGTCGTGCTCCCGCTGGCGCTGGCGCTCCCGGCGGGCTACGAGCTGGCACCGGCGGTCGTCGTCACGCAGACGCTGGTGGAACTGACCGGGATGGTCGTCCTCACGCGAGTCGTCCCCACGTGGCTCGTCTCGGAGCGTCCGGCGTCGCTTTCGGCCCCCGGTATCGCCGAGAACGAGTGA
- a CDS encoding ABC transporter ATP-binding protein has translation MSNQSVHGSRSSARDRTDERESTAAVRLEGVTHEYGSTGGRFRSGDERTVTALRDVSFDVPEGMIVGLEGPSGSGKSTVLHAVAGLLVPTSGSVELRDTDLAALSDAERTRVRRHHIGIVFQRFHLLPSLSARANVALPLVQSGVPRADRRARATALLEEVGLGDRATHLPGELSGGERQRVAIARALSTDPDVIVADEPTGELDTATGADVLELLTDVGRERAVLVASHDEATLDVADRIVTLCDGRVDDVR, from the coding sequence ATGTCAAACCAATCAGTACACGGTTCGCGATCGTCGGCGAGGGATCGGACGGACGAACGCGAATCGACGGCGGCCGTTCGCCTCGAGGGCGTCACCCACGAGTACGGGTCGACCGGCGGGCGCTTTCGCTCGGGTGACGAGCGGACGGTGACCGCGCTCCGCGACGTCTCCTTCGACGTGCCAGAAGGGATGATCGTCGGCCTCGAGGGACCGAGCGGGAGCGGGAAGTCGACGGTGTTACACGCGGTCGCGGGGCTGTTAGTTCCGACGAGCGGCAGCGTCGAACTGCGCGACACTGATCTCGCGGCGCTGTCCGACGCCGAGCGGACCCGGGTCCGGCGACACCATATCGGGATCGTCTTCCAGCGATTCCACCTCCTGCCGTCGCTGTCCGCCCGGGCGAACGTCGCCTTGCCGCTCGTCCAGTCCGGGGTGCCGCGAGCCGACCGGCGAGCGCGCGCGACGGCGCTGCTCGAGGAGGTCGGGCTGGGCGACCGCGCCACGCATCTGCCGGGCGAACTCAGCGGCGGGGAACGACAGCGCGTCGCGATCGCGCGGGCGCTGTCGACGGACCCGGACGTGATCGTCGCCGACGAGCCGACGGGCGAACTTGACACGGCGACCGGGGCGGATGTCCTCGAACTGCTGACCGATGTCGGCCGCGAGCGGGCGGTGTTGGTCGCCTCCCACGACGAGGCCACGCTCGATGTCGCCGATCGGATCGTCACGCTGTGTGACGGACGGGTGGACGATGTCCGATGA
- a CDS encoding zinc ribbon domain-containing protein — MSKITFRADDDLVEQLEGLEASKSEAMREALRSYLEGDGSARSGDERSETGREGEGAIDELVRERVDERLATQLRELGLERANARTRESTSTDPQDITISISLEGATAASEEAVQIERDHARETTDGTRQPGRTQAQPDTQSEADVTCNQCGDQLDGDHVYCPNCGEKASRRLFCDCGDEVRSDWSFCPGCGRRTPAADVLESDSSQY; from the coding sequence ATGAGCAAGATCACGTTCCGCGCCGACGACGACCTCGTCGAACAACTCGAGGGGCTCGAGGCCTCCAAGAGCGAAGCGATGCGAGAAGCGCTCCGCTCGTATCTCGAGGGCGACGGGTCGGCACGGAGCGGCGACGAGCGGTCGGAGACGGGACGTGAGGGAGAGGGTGCCATCGACGAACTGGTTCGCGAACGGGTCGACGAGCGACTCGCGACGCAGTTGCGGGAACTCGGCCTCGAGCGCGCCAACGCGCGTACGCGTGAATCGACTTCGACCGATCCACAGGACATCACGATCTCGATCTCGCTCGAGGGAGCGACGGCCGCGTCCGAGGAGGCGGTGCAGATCGAACGCGACCACGCGCGTGAGACGACCGACGGAACCCGACAGCCCGGTCGGACGCAGGCACAGCCGGACACGCAATCCGAGGCGGACGTAACCTGCAACCAGTGTGGTGACCAGCTCGACGGCGACCACGTCTACTGTCCGAACTGCGGCGAAAAGGCGTCGCGGCGACTGTTCTGTGATTGCGGCGACGAGGTCCGATCGGACTGGTCGTTCTGTCCGGGCTGCGGTCGTCGGACGCCCGCGGCGGACGTACTCGAGTCCGACAGTAGCCAGTACTGA
- a CDS encoding ATP-binding protein yields the protein MSDRDVSRSPREDLSAQLEYRESALQKVSETISKTNQPFIEQIDTLLEIVRDVVGTDYATFSCVEDNTYIFEAVDVPADADLQAGEAIPLSELPNCKHVVETEQTLVLRDVEAEATELADSTWGIACYLGTPVFAGEEVYGTFCFYGMEARAEEFSNWDVTFVEFVSNWVNSQLAQREREQSLRDAKLQMEAAVEAGTVGTWEWHIPEDQFVTGPAFAKTFGVDPAAAREGVSLDQFVSRIHEADRERVKQRIQETVESGGEYEEEYRVWNEDDELQWVIARGHVECDEDGNPITFPGALIDITERKHTEQQLEALNSRLKQSNKRLEQFAHAASHDLQEPLRMVSSYLQLLDNRYGDTLDEDAHEFLEFAVNGADRMRDMIDGLLKYSRVETQGAPFEHVDLNKILADVRTDLQRQIEENDAQITAETLPQVKGDPNQLRQLFQNLVENALEYSGDEPPCVHVFTEQERNKWIIAVRDEGIGIESANQDSIFEVFHRLHSRDEYAGTGIGLALCQRIVERHNGEIWVESEPGEGSTFFVSLPKP from the coding sequence ATGAGTGACCGGGATGTGTCAAGAAGTCCTCGGGAAGATCTCTCAGCACAACTCGAATACCGTGAAAGCGCCCTGCAAAAAGTCTCAGAAACCATCTCCAAGACTAACCAACCGTTTATAGAACAAATCGACACTCTTCTGGAAATTGTTCGCGACGTGGTCGGAACGGACTACGCGACGTTCTCATGTGTTGAGGACAACACCTATATATTTGAGGCAGTTGATGTTCCGGCCGATGCTGACCTGCAGGCGGGAGAGGCGATTCCTCTCTCGGAACTTCCAAATTGCAAGCACGTTGTCGAGACTGAACAGACGCTTGTCCTAAGGGATGTTGAAGCAGAAGCAACAGAGTTAGCAGACTCTACCTGGGGAATTGCCTGTTATCTCGGAACTCCAGTGTTCGCTGGCGAGGAGGTCTATGGGACATTTTGCTTCTACGGGATGGAGGCACGAGCGGAGGAGTTCTCTAACTGGGACGTGACGTTCGTTGAATTCGTCAGTAACTGGGTAAATTCCCAACTCGCACAGAGAGAGCGTGAGCAATCCTTACGTGACGCCAAGTTGCAAATGGAGGCCGCAGTAGAGGCCGGTACGGTCGGGACTTGGGAATGGCACATCCCCGAAGACCAGTTCGTCACTGGGCCTGCGTTCGCCAAGACATTTGGAGTTGACCCAGCTGCGGCCCGAGAGGGCGTATCGCTCGACCAATTCGTCTCCAGAATCCACGAGGCCGACCGCGAACGGGTTAAACAGCGAATTCAGGAAACTGTTGAGTCCGGCGGTGAGTATGAGGAGGAGTATCGCGTCTGGAATGAGGACGACGAACTCCAGTGGGTCATCGCTCGTGGACACGTTGAGTGTGATGAAGATGGCAATCCAATTACCTTCCCCGGTGCACTTATCGACATCACGGAGAGGAAACACACCGAACAACAACTAGAGGCCCTGAACAGCCGGCTGAAGCAGTCGAACAAACGGTTGGAACAGTTCGCGCACGCGGCCTCACACGATCTGCAGGAGCCTCTGCGGATGGTATCCAGTTATCTTCAGTTGCTTGATAACAGGTATGGGGACACGCTGGACGAGGACGCCCACGAGTTTCTTGAGTTCGCCGTTAATGGCGCCGACCGGATGCGTGACATGATTGATGGACTCCTCAAATACTCGCGGGTCGAGACACAAGGTGCTCCGTTTGAACACGTTGACTTGAACAAGATACTAGCGGATGTACGAACTGACCTCCAGCGGCAAATAGAAGAAAATGATGCCCAGATAACCGCGGAGACTCTCCCCCAGGTCAAAGGGGACCCTAACCAACTGCGTCAACTCTTTCAAAACCTTGTGGAAAACGCGCTCGAATATAGCGGTGATGAACCACCGTGTGTCCACGTCTTCACCGAACAGGAGAGGAACAAGTGGATCATTGCTGTCCGTGACGAGGGTATTGGCATTGAGTCTGCTAACCAAGACAGCATCTTTGAAGTGTTCCATCGGCTGCACAGCCGTGATGAGTACGCCGGCACAGGAATTGGACTTGCGCTCTGTCAACGGATCGTTGAGCGCCATAATGGTGAGATATGGGTTGAGTCTGAGCCTGGTGAAGGATCTACGTTTTTCGTTTCACTTCCAAAGCCCTGA
- a CDS encoding ribbon-helix-helix domain-containing protein, giving the protein MERVTLRIPKQQIEEVEQLVDSGEFPNRSEAIRSAVREMINEQGDGPSEQTGKRNWAKV; this is encoded by the coding sequence ATGGAGCGTGTGACACTGCGAATTCCGAAACAGCAGATCGAAGAGGTAGAGCAATTGGTCGATTCGGGCGAGTTCCCGAACCGGAGCGAGGCGATCCGGTCGGCCGTCCGCGAGATGATCAACGAACAGGGAGACGGTCCCAGCGAACAGACCGGCAAACGCAACTGGGCCAAGGTGTAA
- a CDS encoding TIGR00269 family protein yields the protein MDCNRCDQEAVMHAAYSGAHLCEDHFRESVEKRVRRRVRRDDLVPHDATPENPQTWVIGLSGGKDSVVLTQILHDTFADDPRIELVGLTIHEGIEGYRDKSVDACVELSEDLDIRHELVSYEDEFGVRMDDVVEDDPENMAPCAYCGVFRRDLLSEYADELEADLLLTGHNLDDEAQTALMNILEGDVEQMAKHFDASLGSLSDREDQDEFVPRAKPLRDVPEKEIALYAHINDLPAHITECPHASEAYRGEIQQLLYDLEENHPGTRHSILSGYEELADIAAEKYAGDDGADLRECVECGSTTTREVCRKCSLLESLA from the coding sequence ATGGACTGTAATCGCTGTGACCAGGAGGCGGTCATGCACGCCGCCTACTCCGGGGCACACCTTTGTGAGGACCACTTCCGCGAGTCGGTCGAAAAGCGGGTGCGCCGCCGGGTCCGACGGGACGACCTCGTCCCCCACGATGCGACCCCCGAGAACCCCCAGACGTGGGTGATCGGGCTCTCCGGCGGCAAGGACAGCGTCGTGCTCACGCAGATCCTCCACGACACGTTCGCCGACGACCCCCGCATCGAACTCGTCGGGCTGACGATTCACGAGGGGATCGAGGGCTACCGCGACAAATCGGTCGACGCCTGCGTCGAACTCAGCGAGGACCTCGACATCCGCCACGAACTCGTCAGTTACGAAGACGAGTTCGGCGTCCGGATGGACGATGTCGTCGAAGATGACCCCGAAAACATGGCTCCCTGTGCCTACTGCGGCGTCTTCCGCCGGGACCTCCTCTCGGAGTACGCCGACGAACTCGAGGCCGATCTCCTCCTCACGGGCCACAACTTAGACGACGAGGCCCAGACCGCGCTCATGAACATCCTCGAGGGCGACGTCGAACAGATGGCCAAACACTTCGACGCCAGCCTCGGCTCGCTGTCGGACCGCGAGGACCAAGACGAGTTCGTCCCGCGCGCGAAGCCGCTGCGGGACGTCCCCGAAAAAGAGATCGCGCTGTACGCCCACATCAACGACCTCCCGGCACACATCACCGAGTGTCCCCACGCCAGCGAGGCCTACCGCGGCGAGATCCAGCAACTCCTCTACGATCTCGAGGAGAACCACCCCGGCACTCGCCACTCGATCCTTTCCGGCTACGAGGAACTGGCCGACATCGCGGCCGAGAAGTACGCCGGCGATGACGGTGCCGACCTCCGGGAGTGCGTCGAGTGCGGCTCGACGACCACTCGAGAGGTCTGTCGGAAGTGCTCGCTGCTCGAGTCGCTGGCCTAA
- a CDS encoding ABC transporter permease: MFELTRYDGRHRVRGSLYLSIGLSLLAAMVIWVYPSFEAEVDLEQLLAAYPEPILQVMGVRTMASLGGFLSFELYTFGWIILLGLYLAYATAGTIADDVDRGRMDVLLAMPISRTRLVGERFAAMAVPIVGANVLPPIVVYVGARLIDHPLAATDVLAVHLLSIPYLFACAGIGLLASVVFDRAAIAQRVALGVTFALFLSESLLTGTDAEPVGAIAPMRYYDPNEILLEGSYDLVGTGVLVAMTVVLLIAAQLWFRRSDIP; the protein is encoded by the coding sequence ATGTTTGAACTGACGCGGTACGACGGCCGACATCGAGTGCGGGGGAGCCTCTATCTCTCGATCGGGCTCTCGCTGCTCGCCGCGATGGTCATCTGGGTCTATCCCTCGTTCGAGGCCGAGGTCGATCTGGAGCAACTGCTGGCGGCCTATCCCGAGCCGATTCTGCAGGTGATGGGCGTCCGGACGATGGCCAGTCTGGGCGGGTTCCTCTCGTTCGAACTCTATACGTTCGGATGGATCATCCTGCTGGGGCTGTATCTGGCCTACGCCACGGCGGGAACGATCGCCGACGATGTCGACCGCGGTCGGATGGACGTGTTGCTGGCGATGCCGATCTCCCGAACACGGTTGGTCGGCGAGCGATTCGCCGCGATGGCGGTGCCGATCGTCGGCGCGAACGTCCTGCCGCCGATCGTCGTCTACGTCGGCGCGCGACTGATCGACCATCCCCTCGCCGCGACTGACGTGCTCGCGGTCCATCTCCTCTCGATTCCCTACCTCTTCGCCTGTGCGGGGATCGGCCTGCTCGCGTCGGTCGTCTTCGACCGCGCGGCGATCGCCCAGCGGGTCGCGCTCGGCGTCACGTTCGCGCTGTTCCTCTCCGAGTCGCTCCTGACCGGCACCGACGCCGAACCCGTCGGCGCGATCGCACCGATGCGGTACTACGATCCGAACGAGATCCTGCTCGAGGGCAGCTACGACCTCGTCGGCACGGGCGTCCTCGTCGCGATGACCGTCGTCCTCCTGATCGCGGCCCAGCTCTGGTTCCGCCGGAGCGACATCCCCTGA
- a CDS encoding alpha/beta fold hydrolase produces the protein MRHRIFNEDGDDELVFVMGWGNRWTHENVSWLIGQLTEVGYRVHAFELPTNIDDFKADWLEPVAEYVRDLEGYQLLGHSAGALVAQALDGAANHVYLSPWWGYGEGFPEPVLEAVSKLPTTFPCLPIDLDREALGEEATDHQLQTTPSWVSPAFVRETRRAQDELLTIDHDAVVFCSLRDPVVSLHPIGERVPAEHVVLYNGGHELFSSRGRERYVDLLLAALEEGADTVEERSAVPV, from the coding sequence ATGCGACATCGGATCTTCAACGAGGACGGCGACGACGAACTCGTCTTCGTCATGGGCTGGGGCAACCGCTGGACCCACGAGAACGTCAGCTGGCTCATCGGGCAGTTGACCGAGGTCGGCTACCGGGTCCACGCGTTCGAACTCCCCACGAACATCGACGACTTCAAAGCCGACTGGCTCGAGCCGGTCGCCGAGTACGTCCGCGACCTCGAGGGGTACCAGTTGCTGGGCCACAGCGCGGGCGCGCTCGTCGCACAGGCCCTCGACGGCGCGGCCAACCACGTCTATCTGAGTCCGTGGTGGGGGTACGGTGAGGGGTTCCCGGAACCGGTGTTGGAGGCGGTGTCGAAACTCCCGACGACGTTCCCGTGTCTGCCGATCGACCTCGATCGGGAGGCGCTAGGTGAGGAAGCGACCGATCACCAACTCCAGACGACGCCCTCGTGGGTCTCGCCGGCCTTCGTTCGGGAAACCCGCCGTGCACAGGACGAACTGCTGACGATCGACCACGACGCCGTCGTCTTCTGTTCGCTGCGCGATCCCGTCGTGAGCCTCCACCCGATCGGCGAGCGGGTCCCCGCCGAACACGTCGTTCTCTACAACGGCGGCCACGAACTGTTCTCCTCCCGCGGCCGCGAGCGGTACGTCGACCTCCTGTTAGCCGCACTCGAGGAGGGGGCCGACACCGTCGAGGAGCGCTCGGCGGTACCGGTCTGA
- a CDS encoding ABC transporter permease: MSDDDDVLPEAVDSRRRTRWSGIVGLTLGRWWRRATRTTRGRIASTIAAVALTIALLVVVTGVALALADGGVTNGDDADVRVIPEESGTLSSVNGVEDPRLGATNERAATIRAQDGVEHASPVLVETAQLEASDGEPRTVRLVGVVPDEESRTVAGLPAGELEAGDPHYANGSYEGPQEREIVLSSTAAEQLGVNAGDDIPVSIGGTGGTDRVDTATPSVTVTVTAIADEGARGSDAPVGVVHLSELQSYSGSDDGQLADRLLVWGETEAAQSAASDAYPAAAVEVAGGTDPSALFDDGLAFATSVIALLVGVTICASFVATTMGMTVNEDRRTLAVLESVGFPTHSRLAVVAVSTGITTVVGSIAGIGLGMAGIVGVNAVAGATVAPGAVAQFHPLLVPYAIGVALLSGLVAVPYPLAVAARTSVLEEVGR, from the coding sequence ATGTCCGATGACGACGACGTATTGCCCGAGGCGGTCGACTCGCGGCGGCGGACGCGCTGGTCCGGTATCGTCGGTCTGACCCTCGGCAGGTGGTGGCGGCGGGCGACGCGAACGACGAGGGGACGAATCGCGTCGACGATCGCCGCCGTCGCGCTGACGATCGCGCTCTTGGTGGTCGTCACCGGCGTCGCGCTGGCGCTCGCCGACGGCGGCGTAACCAACGGCGATGACGCCGATGTCCGAGTCATCCCCGAGGAGAGCGGAACGCTGTCGTCCGTCAACGGGGTCGAGGACCCGCGGCTCGGCGCGACCAACGAACGGGCCGCGACGATCCGAGCCCAGGACGGCGTCGAACACGCATCGCCGGTACTCGTCGAAACGGCACAGCTCGAGGCGTCCGACGGCGAGCCGCGAACCGTCCGCCTCGTCGGCGTCGTCCCGGATGAGGAGTCACGAACCGTCGCGGGTCTGCCGGCCGGCGAACTCGAGGCGGGCGATCCCCATTACGCGAACGGTTCGTACGAGGGACCACAGGAGCGCGAGATCGTTCTCTCGTCGACCGCCGCGGAGCAACTCGGCGTCAACGCGGGGGACGACATCCCCGTTTCGATCGGTGGAACGGGCGGAACGGACCGAGTCGATACCGCCACACCCTCGGTCACGGTGACGGTGACCGCCATCGCGGACGAGGGTGCCCGCGGCAGCGACGCGCCCGTCGGCGTGGTTCATCTGAGCGAACTCCAGTCGTATTCGGGGAGCGACGACGGCCAGCTCGCGGATCGACTGCTGGTCTGGGGCGAGACCGAGGCGGCGCAGTCGGCGGCGTCCGACGCGTATCCGGCCGCCGCGGTCGAGGTGGCCGGCGGCACCGATCCGTCGGCGCTGTTCGACGACGGGCTGGCGTTCGCGACGAGCGTCATCGCGTTGCTGGTCGGCGTGACGATCTGTGCGTCGTTCGTCGCGACCACCATGGGGATGACCGTCAACGAGGACCGTCGTACCCTCGCCGTCCTCGAGTCGGTCGGGTTCCCGACGCACAGCCGGCTCGCCGTCGTCGCGGTGTCGACGGGGATCACGACGGTGGTCGGATCGATCGCGGGGATCGGACTCGGGATGGCCGGAATCGTCGGCGTCAACGCCGTCGCCGGCGCGACGGTCGCGCCAGGAGCGGTCGCCCAGTTCCACCCGCTACTGGTGCCCTACGCGATCGGCGTCGCCCTCCTGTCGGGACTGGTCGCCGTTCCGTACCCGCTTGCCGTGGCCGCGCGAACGTCCGTCCTCGAGGAGGTGGGCCGATGA
- a CDS encoding helix-turn-helix domain-containing protein, whose product MLLATLLIDYPILRETLSHTSDVTVTWEQSDLTEDGDHQLLVWVDGDEFAAFDAALEADPTVTAPVRVVEFDERRLYQLELTPEGHRSSVYPLVIEEGGVLQEVTATSEGWRFRVAFPSDEALERFYAFFVEQDLEVELRKLYEKGESVGGAGTRSEFGMTEYQHEALVAAVDAGYLDIPRSCSLAELGDRLGISPNATSERFRRGVKTLIENTVYPADQSS is encoded by the coding sequence ATGCTACTCGCTACGCTCCTCATCGACTATCCTATTCTCCGCGAAACGCTCTCGCACACATCGGACGTAACGGTCACGTGGGAACAGTCCGACCTCACCGAAGACGGTGACCACCAACTGCTCGTCTGGGTCGACGGCGACGAGTTCGCGGCGTTCGACGCCGCGCTCGAGGCCGATCCGACCGTCACCGCTCCCGTCCGAGTGGTCGAGTTCGACGAGCGTCGCCTCTACCAACTCGAATTGACGCCCGAGGGCCACCGATCGAGCGTGTATCCGCTCGTGATCGAAGAGGGCGGCGTCTTACAGGAGGTGACCGCGACGAGCGAGGGGTGGCGCTTTCGCGTCGCCTTTCCCAGCGACGAGGCGCTCGAGCGGTTTTACGCCTTCTTCGTGGAGCAGGATCTGGAGGTCGAACTCCGGAAGCTGTACGAGAAAGGAGAGAGCGTCGGCGGTGCGGGGACGCGCTCGGAGTTCGGCATGACGGAGTACCAGCACGAGGCGCTCGTCGCCGCCGTCGACGCCGGCTACCTCGACATTCCGCGATCGTGTTCGCTCGCGGAACTCGGCGACCGACTCGGGATCTCGCCGAACGCGACGTCGGAACGCTTTCGTCGCGGCGTGAAAACGCTCATCGAGAACACGGTGTACCCCGCCGACCAGTCGTCGTAG